In Nitrospira sp., the sequence CTCAAGACGCGAGTCATCGATAAGCCTGTGACCATCGGATCGCACCACGTCACGCACGGCTCGGTTTTGCGCGCCTGTCTGGCCGAAGGACTTTGTGCTCCGGTCATGGAACCGCTTGACGATCAACTGGAGGATCCCGACAGGCCGATGATCGATGCCCTCGTCCGTAAGCTCGAGCTCGTCATCCTTCCGTTCTCACTGGATGATCGAGTCCGCAAGGTCGTGGATGAGAATCGAGCCGCGCTTTGCCGATGGCTCACGCTTTCGCATTGGTGCGACGACACGCTCGGCACACAAATCGTCCAACAGATCAATGAACAAATGATCAAGTGGTGCGGCGCCTTCCTGGACGAAGGTCATGCCACATGGGCCATGCCGGGGCGTGAAAAGGGTCTGTATGAAGCCTGGAAGGCCATGGCCTCCCACGAATGGTCTCCCTGTGGAATCAAGGATAGTCGCAGGAAGATCGCTCGGCTACCGGACCATCCCGAAGACGCGCTCCTCGAAAGCCTGGATGCACTGGGGATTCCCTCTGATCTATTACAAGATTACTTATCGTTACAATTGACCGCGCTGCCAGGCTGGGCCGGCTTTATTAAATGGCGTGGTGAAGAACGTGATTATCCATGGCAACAAGCATACCCGGTGGGTCTGGTGAAATTTCTGGCGATTCGCCTCTGGTACGCGTGTGAACTGGTCTCCCAGGCTTGCCAGGACCATCTTGGTATCGACGGGCGATACGAGGCCGTCATGGCCTATATGCGCGATTATCCAGAAGAATATTATCTCCGACGGCAGCGCGTGGCCGGCCGGTTGCCCGCTCTCTACGCCGAGGAAGTCGACCGGCTCTCGCATCGAAAGGGGCAAAGCTGGAACAATGTCCTCACGAGATACCGTGCCGAAGTCATTCCCCGCCTGCAAACGGCCGTTCGTCGCGCGGCTGCGCGCCGGCTTCTTGCCCTGGCCCGGTCATTGAACATTGATGCAACCGCTCTCGTCGGAAGCGTCCCCGCGGACCTCAAGCAAGTCGTCGACTGGATGGAAGCGTTCCCTGAATCGGACCATGGACCGGTGTGGCTCAAGGCCCTGGAAGCCAGCTACCAGGAACAGCTGTTAGGACTATTGCGCGCGCGTACCGAGAAGACCGTTCCCGCTGAGACGGTGCGCCCGTCCTCGCAGTCGGTCTACTGCATCGATGTGCGTTCCGAACCGTTCCGTCGCCATCTCGAATCGATCGGCCCACACGAGACCTATGGTTTCGCCGGCTTCTTTGCCGCCTTCATCCGCTATCGGGCTTGGGGAAAGGAGCATGATACAGAACAATTCCCGGTGATCATGCGGGCGAAAAACGAGGTGCGCGAGATTCCGCGCAGCTATCTCGATCATAAAGTATCGCTGCACGCGGCGCGGGCCAAGTGGGTGCATGCGGGTCATACGCTCTTGCACGACCTGAAAGAAAATGTCGTGACCCCCTATGTCATGGTGGAATCGCTGGGCTGGTTTTACGGCCTGCCGATTTTCGGCAAGACATTGGTCCCGGCGCTCTACCAGCGCTGGACCGCCTGGTTGCGACGCCTGTTCGTTCCCTCTCTGCCCACCACGTTGACGATAGACAAGCTGGCGCCCGGTGAAACTGCGGAAATGCTCGAAGCGGAACAACAAGCCGTGATCAGGGAGGCCTTGCGCGAGCAACTGGGGCTCCGCAGCTTCCGTATCACGCCCGCCCTCGTCGAAGGCTTGCGCCAGCGCGCGCTGACCGTGGAAGGGGACCCGGAACCGCCGATCGCTGCCGAAGAAATCAAGCAGGCCGGGCTCACCCCGGAGACGATCAACGCGTTTGTCGAAACCCTGCGGCGGCAATACGATCTGACGGCGCGATCGGCGTCGCGACACAGGGAGCGGCTCACCAGGACCGGTTTCACCTTGGAAGAGCAGATCCTGACCGTCGACACTGCGCTCCGTATGATGGGACTGACCAAGAACTTCGCGCGGCTCGTCCTCTTCTGCGCCCACGGGAGCACGTCGGACAACAATCCCTATGAATCCGCCCTCGATTGCGGGGCCTGCGGCGGCAATGAGGGCAAGCCCAACGCTCGTGCCCTCGCGATGATGGCGAACAATCTCAAGGTCCGCGAGCGAATCGCCAAACATGGGATTAACATCCCATCCGACACGCATTTTCTCGCCGGCCAGATGGATACGACGACCGATACCATACAGCTTTTCGACCTCGAAGACGCTCCGTCTACCCATCGCGCGGACATTGCCCGCCTCCAAGAAGACCTCAAAGAAGCCTCCGCGCTCACCAGTCAAGAGCGCTGTGCGCGCTTTCCCGACATCCAACAAGGTGTCACGGAGACGGAAGCCGAGGCGCATGTCCGTAGGCGGAGCGTGGACTGGAGCCAAGTCAGACCGGAGTGGGGCCTGTCAAACAATACGTCGTTCCTGATCGGGCGGCGCGAACTGACGAAAGGCCTAGACCTGAGGGGCCGTGTCTTCCTGCAATCGTACGATTATCGAGAAGATCCGAGCGCCCGACTGCTTGAAGTGTTGCTCACGGCCCCTCAGGTCGTGGCACAGTGGATCAACATGGAACATTATTTCTCCGCCGTCGATAACGAAGTGTACGGCAGCGGGAGCAAGATCTACCATAATGTGGTCGGCCGGCTCGGCATCATGTCCGGACCATGGAGCGATCTTCGGCTTGGATTGGCCAGACAGACCGTCATGAGCGGCGAAGGCGCCTACCACGAGCCGATGCGGCTGCTGACGATCATTGAAGCGCCTCGCCCACGCATTGAGAAATTGATTGCAAGACATGAAATTTTGCAGCACTTTTATCACAACGAGTGGGTCCATTTAGTTGCGCTCGACCCCGAGGACCGGGTTTGGTATCGCTACCGTTCCGATGGGACGTGGCACCCGATCGTGATAGCCTTAGAAGCGGCGTCGGTTCAAGAAGGGATCGAAACCAGGCCGTGAAAGGAGCGTATTGATGGGATTAACCTTGCATCAGATGAAGGAAATCCGCGTGATTGTCGCGGGAGAACACCGAGCGTTCGTCACCGATCTGTTGGATCGAGTGAAAGCGAGCGGCTACACGATTATCGGCAACGTGTCCGGAAAGGGTCACCACGGGGTGCGGGAGGCGCACTTCATGTCGAGCGAACAGGAGAGCCTCGAAATCATCTTGACCGTCGTGCCCGAAGACAAAGTCGAACCGATTCTCGCGGGGCTTCGTCCCCTCTTCGATCGGCATGCCGGCCTTATGCTCGTCGCCGACGTGGCCGTGGGCAGGCAAGAATACTTCGGAAAGAAAGGCACTAAACCCTGATGGCAAAGCCTCTGTTTGAGAAGAGCCGGCCGATTCCTCTATCAACCGGCAAACCGCGATTCAGGCTCAGTCCATTGATCCAACGGTCCGGAGGGTTAGAGATTGCATGACTGTTAGCGAGAAAGGGGACAGCTGCTCATCCATGACGCTACACATGCTCTTCGCAAGGGAACGAGAAGACCTTGAGCGGGATCGGGGTGTCATGGGACGAGGCTTTGCGGGTGGCATGCAGGGTTTGCAGCGCCGTGACCGCCTGGTCGGCATGGTCGGAGGGGAGGACCGCAAAAATGATCGTATTGGTGTCGGGATTGAGGAAGGTCCCATACACGCGCCCCGAGACCCCCTTCCCCATGACGTTGCTCAGGACCGTGTAGGCCTTGACCCCGTTTCGCTCCAGGAGCTCCTCTAAGTCCCCTAACATCGAGTCCCGGGCCACAATGATGAGGGTTTTCATCTGCATACCAGCCATCTATTCTCACTCCTCTCGTCCAGAGAACCACCTCAGGAGGCCGACCGCCTCCAGAGCGACTCCCTAATCTCAGGGACGGTTCACGGCTCAGTTCCTGGACCAACGGCTCGCCATGCGTGCTCGAGGCCCCGCCATCATAACGGATTAGGGGCCCCGGTCGTGGGCATTCCGCTGGTCAGCCGCGTCGTTCGGGAGATAGTTGCCGGAGGGAGGGGGGGCCCGAACTGATGCTCGCCGCTGAGCCCGCCCGCCTTCTTCGACATCGGCTGCTCAGATCGAGCACCGGAGACCCGCTCCTCCCTGGATGGCTGGGCGTCGGACCAACTCTCGGCCCCGGACATCCAGAAGTCGTCGCTCGTGGGCTCGGCCTAGCCAGCCTCGCCTTCCTGATTCATCGAGCGCATTCGGCTGGCATGCTCACCCCGTTGTGAGCCGTCCTCCCCATCGCCCACGCACCCGGTCCCCTGGGGGCCAGCCCATCGATGCCGCTCCTATTCTACGTCCGTAGAGGCCGCAGAGGCAAACCCTCATTGCCGCACCGAGGGCTTGGTCAGATCGTTGTACAAATGGTTATTGTCGGCGTGCCCAGCGATCCCGCTGGCGGGAGGCGCTTTGTCTAGGTTGACATATTGGAACGTCCCAAACGGTTGAATCTGATCGTCCGAGGGCAATTGCTGACGGTTCCACCCTCCGCCCAGGGCGCGGATGAGGGCGACGGAGGAGCGCAGCAGTTCGGCCTTGATTTGCACTGCGTCGATGCGCGCCAGCAGCGTCTGGAGCTCGGCGTAAATGACTTCCAGGCTGGACGCCAGGCCGCCCTGGTACAGTTCTATGGTGAGATTCTGCGTTTTGAAGTACGCGCCCACGGCGGCGTCTTGCCGATCGGCCGCGAGGGTCAGGCGGTTCGTCAGGGTCAAATTGCTCTCGACCTCGCGAAACGCGTTGAGCACGGTCGATCGGTACAGGTCCTCCATTTCGCGATAGGCCGCCCACGCCTGGTTCAATTGGGCGCGGCGATAGCCCCCTTGGAACACCGGGAGCGACACGGCTGCGCCATAGGCCCAGAAACTATTGGCTAGCTTGACCAGATTGAAGCCGTCTTCAAAGCCGCCATCCGCACGAAACGCGAGGTTGGGAAAAAACGCGGCTCGGGCGATCCCGACGGTGCGGCTGGCCTGGGCCATCCGGCGCTCACTGCCCGCGATATCGGGCCGGCGCTCCAGCAAGGTGGCGGGCAGGACACGCGGCACCGTAAAGTTGGCGACCCGCAGTTCATTGACCGGGTCAATCGTAAAACTGGTCGGCGTCACATTGAGGAGGATGGCGATCGCCTGTTCCGTCACTTGGCGTTGGGCTTGCACCTGCGCAAGTTTCGTCTGGGTACTGTAGTACAGCGATTCTACCCGGGCGACATCGAGGGCGGACGCGATCGCGCCGGCAAACTGGGAGTTGACGAGGTCGAGCGTGCTTTTGTAGAGGTCGATCGATTGCACGTAGATGGCCGTCTGGGCGTCGAAGCCCCGGAGGAGGAAATAGTCGGCCCCTACCTCCGCTTGGAGGCTCAGGCGGGCGAGGCCCCAGTCGGCGGCCCGTTCTTGGGCTCGGTAGG encodes:
- a CDS encoding Na-translocating system protein MpsB — its product is MEPLETVPDIESRRMELRGVVRLAGEVIAQYWPMRTFVHHNPLHSIEYLPFEEAVKRGKQFMSGNGYLPSLLYREYLKTGRIRATHLDDALKTRVIDKPVTIGSHHVTHGSVLRACLAEGLCAPVMEPLDDQLEDPDRPMIDALVRKLELVILPFSLDDRVRKVVDENRAALCRWLTLSHWCDDTLGTQIVQQINEQMIKWCGAFLDEGHATWAMPGREKGLYEAWKAMASHEWSPCGIKDSRRKIARLPDHPEDALLESLDALGIPSDLLQDYLSLQLTALPGWAGFIKWRGEERDYPWQQAYPVGLVKFLAIRLWYACELVSQACQDHLGIDGRYEAVMAYMRDYPEEYYLRRQRVAGRLPALYAEEVDRLSHRKGQSWNNVLTRYRAEVIPRLQTAVRRAAARRLLALARSLNIDATALVGSVPADLKQVVDWMEAFPESDHGPVWLKALEASYQEQLLGLLRARTEKTVPAETVRPSSQSVYCIDVRSEPFRRHLESIGPHETYGFAGFFAAFIRYRAWGKEHDTEQFPVIMRAKNEVREIPRSYLDHKVSLHAARAKWVHAGHTLLHDLKENVVTPYVMVESLGWFYGLPIFGKTLVPALYQRWTAWLRRLFVPSLPTTLTIDKLAPGETAEMLEAEQQAVIREALREQLGLRSFRITPALVEGLRQRALTVEGDPEPPIAAEEIKQAGLTPETINAFVETLRRQYDLTARSASRHRERLTRTGFTLEEQILTVDTALRMMGLTKNFARLVLFCAHGSTSDNNPYESALDCGACGGNEGKPNARALAMMANNLKVRERIAKHGINIPSDTHFLAGQMDTTTDTIQLFDLEDAPSTHRADIARLQEDLKEASALTSQERCARFPDIQQGVTETEAEAHVRRRSVDWSQVRPEWGLSNNTSFLIGRRELTKGLDLRGRVFLQSYDYREDPSARLLEVLLTAPQVVAQWINMEHYFSAVDNEVYGSGSKIYHNVVGRLGIMSGPWSDLRLGLARQTVMSGEGAYHEPMRLLTIIEAPRPRIEKLIARHEILQHFYHNEWVHLVALDPEDRVWYRYRSDGTWHPIVIALEAASVQEGIETRP
- a CDS encoding P-II family nitrogen regulator encodes the protein MGLTLHQMKEIRVIVAGEHRAFVTDLLDRVKASGYTIIGNVSGKGHHGVREAHFMSSEQESLEIILTVVPEDKVEPILAGLRPLFDRHAGLMLVADVAVGRQEYFGKKGTKP
- a CDS encoding efflux transporter outer membrane subunit — protein: MTGEPLQSSAQVSRTNHAAGWHAGLMVLVALTFPACSDWLPRANLAPTYEPPEYVVPASWHGSSPFVEANPSDAELRPDWWKAYNDPVLDKLVEQAMEANPDLQAAAERFVQARNVMMKARAQYLPQIGIEFGGSHQRQSFERLFRAPESPLQQATMELGGLASWEYDLWSALRNTAQVETYRAQERAADWGLARLSLQAEVGADYFLLRGFDAQTAIYVQSIDLYKSTLDLVNSQFAGAIASALDVARVESLYYSTQTKLAQVQAQRQVTEQAIAILLNVTPTSFTIDPVNELRVANFTVPRVLPATLLERRPDIAGSERRMAQASRTVGIARAAFFPNLAFRADGGFEDGFNLVKLANSFWAYGAAVSLPVFQGGYRRAQLNQAWAAYREMEDLYRSTVLNAFREVESNLTLTNRLTLAADRQDAAVGAYFKTQNLTIELYQGGLASSLEVIYAELQTLLARIDAVQIKAELLRSSVALIRALGGGWNRQQLPSDDQIQPFGTFQYVNLDKAPPASGIAGHADNNHLYNDLTKPSVRQ